One Hordeum vulgare subsp. vulgare chromosome 4H, MorexV3_pseudomolecules_assembly, whole genome shotgun sequence DNA window includes the following coding sequences:
- the LOC123449934 gene encoding bifunctional fucokinase/fucose pyrophosphorylase isoform X1: protein MEPGHRRRRRAHTADEAAAVLRKAWCRLRLSARDPARVPPWDAVVLTAASPEQAALYDRQLARARRLARFPPSTAALAVPDPDGARIGSGAATLHAVASLVRHLLSQATKEEIAEFLPEATGSSADDVPLASVVRFMATKHVLLLHAGGDSKRVPWANPMGKAFLPVPYLAGDNPDGPVPLLFDHILAVSASARQAFKNQGGIFIMTGDVLPCFDASNLLLPDDAACIVTAPTTLDVASNHGVVVASKDGTEGENYSLCLVDDLLQKPTVSELVEGQAILDDGRALLDTGIIAVRGKAWQELVALAYSSSQTMIKEIITSRKELSLYEDLVAGWVPAKHEWLRNRPFGKELIAALGRQKMFSFCSYDFSFLHFGTSAEVLDHLAGSYSGLVGRRHMCSVPETTACDIAATTVILCSRISAGVSIGEDSLVYDSSLSGRVRIGSQSIVVGVNIHELHHGNSPQIMSSSTCFTLPDRHCLWEVPLVNSMGRVMVYCGLHDNPKVSMKRDGTFCGKPWKNVLEDLKIQDTDMWDTSNLDKCLWNARLFPIMSPPEMLNVGMWLMGSGRDPDGKVSCMWRKSRRVSLEELHRSIDYHQLCRDSAKHQADLTAAVAKSCVTYGLLGRNLFQLCEEMLGNDSSSVEVCKELLTFFPSQGDQYPGALPQSRGYQVKSDLLRASGDLSTASMVEEKVWASVASETASAIKYGSKEPSSSATTSSNGNLRPKKAVVELPVRVDFVGGWSDTPPWSLERPGCVLNMAISLEGRLPVGATIEATEDHHGVLVEDDAARKVYIEDLSSISCPFKEDDPFRLVKSALIVTGILGHEMLSTAGLKIRTWAKVPRGSGLGTSSILAAAVVKCLFQLMEDDGGDDNVARAVLVVEQIMGTGGGWQDQIGGLYPGIKCTQSFPGQPLRLQVVPLLASPQLIQELEQRLLVVFTGQVRLAHRVLEKVVTRYLRRDSLLISSIRRLAELARAGREALMNGEVDELGGIMLEAWGLHQELDPFCSNKLVDELFALADPYCCGYKLVGAGGGGFALLLARSPGHAVELRRALRDSMAGLDVTVYDWNVAVPLPR from the exons ATGGAGCCAGGCCATCGCCGCCGGCGGAGGGCGCACACCGCCGACGAGGCAGCGGCGGTGCTGCGGAAGGCATGGTGCCGGCTGCGCCTGTCGGCGCGCGACCCGGCGCGGGTCCCGCCGTGGGACGCCGTCGTGCTCACGGCCGCCAGCCCCGAGCAGGCCGCTCTATATGACCGCCAGCTCGCGCGCGCGCGCCGCCTCGCCCGCTTCccgccctccaccgccgccctcgcCGTCCCGGACCCCGACGGCGCCCGCATCGGCTCCGGCGCCGCCACGCTccacgccgtcgcctccctcGTCCGCCACCTCCTCTCCCAG GCCACCAAGGAAGAGATCGCCGAATTCCTCCCCGAAGCGACCGGCTCCTCCGCCGACGACGTCCCGCTGGCCTCCGTTGTACGCTTCATGGCCACCAAGCACGTGCTGCTGCTCCACGCCGGCGGCGACAGCAAGAGGGTTCCGTGGGCGAACCCCATGGGGAAGGCCTTCCTGCCGGTGCCTTACCTGGCCGGGGACAACCCCGACGGGCCAGTCCCGCTGCTCTTCGACCACATCCTCGCCGTCTCAGCCAGCGCAAGGCAAGCATTCAAGAACCAAG GTGGGATCTTCATAATGACCGGGGATGTCCTACCGTGCTTCGATGCCTCGAACCTACTCCTCCCCGATGACGCTGCGTGCATCGTCACCGCGCCCACCACACTCGATGTGGCCTCTAATCATGGAGTGGTGGTGGCGTCCAAGGATGGAACCGAGGGGGAGAATTATTCTCTCTGTTTGGTTGATGATCTCCTGCAGAAGCCGACAGTGAGCGAGCTTGTAGAGGGCCAGGCCATTCTAGATGATGGTAGAGCGCTACTTGACACGGGGATAATAGCAGTGAGGGGTAAAGCATGGCAGGAGCTTGTTGCCCTTGCATACTCATCTAGCCAGACCATGATTAAGGAGATCataactagtagaaaagag CTGAGTTTATATGAAGATCTTGTGGCTGGATGGGTACCAGCCAAGCATGAATGGTTGAGGAACCGTCCATTTGGCAAGGAACTAATTGCTGCTTTAGGAAGGCAAAAGATGTTCAGCTTCTGTTCAT ATGACTTCTCATTTTTGCATTTCGGTACATCTGCTGAGGTTCTTGATCATTTGGCGGGTTCATATTCAGGACTTGTAGGTCGAAGGCACATGTGTTCGGTACCAGAGACCACTGCCTGTGATATTGCTGCGACAACAGTCATTTTGTGTAGCAGAATTTCTGCAGGGGTATCAATTGGAGAGGATTCATTGGTTTAtgattcatcactttcgggcagaGTAAGGATCGGCTCTCAGTCAATCGTTGTTGGGGTGAACATACATGAGTTACACCACGGGAATAGTCCTCAAATTATGAGTAGTAGCACCTGTTTCACGTTACCTGATCGGCATTGCCTGTGGGAAGTGCCACTGGTAAACTCCATGGGAAGAGTCATGGTCTACTGCGGTCTTCATGACAATCCAAAAGTTTCTATGAAGAGGGACGGAACATTCTGTGGGAAGCCATGGAAAAATGTTTTGGAAGATCTTAAAATCCAGGATACAGATATGTGGGACACATCCAACCTTGACAAGTGCTTATGGAATGCTAGGCTTTTTCCCATCATGTCTCCCCCTGAAATGCTGaatgtaggcatgtggctgatggGATCCGGACGTGACCCAGATGGAAAAGTTAGTTGCATGTGGAGAAAATCACGCAGAGTCAGCTTGGAAGAACTGCACCGCTCAATCGACTATCATCAGCTTTGCAGGGATTCAGCCAAGCATCAAGCAGATCTCACAGCTGCTGTAGCTAAAAGTTGCGTGACATATGGCCTACTCGGGCGTAACCTGTTTCAGCTGTGTGAGGAAATGTTAGGAAATGATAGTTCCAGTGTGGAAGTCTGTAAAGAATTGCTTACATTTTTTCCAAGTCAAGGGGATCAGTATCCTGGTGCTCTTCCTCAGAGCAGAGGATATCAGGTCAAATCGGATCTACTTAGAGCTTCTGGAGATCTTTCTACCGCTTCTATGGTTGAAGAAAAAGTATGGGCTTCTGTTGCAAGCGAAACTGCATCAGCAATAAAATATGGGTCTAAAG AACCATCAAGCAGTGCAACAACGTCAAGTAATGGAAACCTGCGTCCTAAGAAGGCTGTAGTAGAATTACCGGTCCGTGTGGACTTTGTTGGGGGTTGGAGTGACACACCTCCATGGAGCTTGGAGCGCCCAGGTTGTGTTCTGAACATGGCAATAAGCCTGGAAGGGCGCCTTCCAGTCGGGGCTACGATAGAGGCAACAGAAGACCACCATGGAGTTCTGGTCGAAGATGACGCCGCCAGAAAGGTCTACATTGAAGATCTGTCATCCATCTCATGTCCATTCAAAGAAGATGATCCGTTCCGTCTAGTCAAGTCTGctctcatcgtcaccggcatcctTGGCCATGAAATGCTGTCAACAGCAGGCCTGAAGATCAGGACCTGGGCAAAGGTTCCTCGTGGAAGCGGCCTTGGAACTTCGAGCATACTAGCGGCTGCTGTAGTCAAGTGTCTGTTCCAACTCATGGAAGATGATGGAGGAGATGATAACGTCGCCAGGGCTGTGCTGGTAGTAGAGCAGATAATGGGCACGGGCGGCGGGTGGCAGGACCAAATTGGTGGCCTGTATCCCGGGATCAAGTGCACCCAGAGCTTCCCAGGACAGCCGTTGCGCCTCCAGGTCGTTCCACTGCTGGCATCCCCTCAGTTGATCCAGGAACTGGAGCAGCGTCTCCTCGTCGTGTTCACCGGCCAA GTGAGGCTGGCGCACAGGGTGCTGGAGAAGGTGGTGACGCGGTACCTGCGGCGTGACAGCCTGCTGATCTCCAGCATCAGGCGGCTGGCGGAGCTGGCCAGGGCCGGGAGGGAGGCCCTgatgaacggcgaggtggacgagctGGGCGGCATCATGCTGGAggcctgggggctgcaccaggagCTGGACCCCTTCTGCAGCAACAAGCTGGTGGACGAGCTGTTTGCGCTCGCCGACCCCTACTGCTGCGGCTACAAGCTCGTCGGTGCTGGAGGCGGAGGCTTCGCCCTCCTGCTTGCCAGGAGCCCTGGCCACGCGGTCGAGCTCCGGCGAGCGCTTCGAGACTCCATGGCCGGCCTCGATGTCACGGTGTACGACTGGAACGTCGCCGTGCCACTGCCAAGATGA
- the LOC123449934 gene encoding bifunctional fucokinase/fucose pyrophosphorylase isoform X2: MTGDVLPCFDASNLLLPDDAACIVTAPTTLDVASNHGVVVASKDGTEGENYSLCLVDDLLQKPTVSELVEGQAILDDGRALLDTGIIAVRGKAWQELVALAYSSSQTMIKEIITSRKELSLYEDLVAGWVPAKHEWLRNRPFGKELIAALGRQKMFSFCSYDFSFLHFGTSAEVLDHLAGSYSGLVGRRHMCSVPETTACDIAATTVILCSRISAGVSIGEDSLVYDSSLSGRVRIGSQSIVVGVNIHELHHGNSPQIMSSSTCFTLPDRHCLWEVPLVNSMGRVMVYCGLHDNPKVSMKRDGTFCGKPWKNVLEDLKIQDTDMWDTSNLDKCLWNARLFPIMSPPEMLNVGMWLMGSGRDPDGKVSCMWRKSRRVSLEELHRSIDYHQLCRDSAKHQADLTAAVAKSCVTYGLLGRNLFQLCEEMLGNDSSSVEVCKELLTFFPSQGDQYPGALPQSRGYQVKSDLLRASGDLSTASMVEEKVWASVASETASAIKYGSKEPSSSATTSSNGNLRPKKAVVELPVRVDFVGGWSDTPPWSLERPGCVLNMAISLEGRLPVGATIEATEDHHGVLVEDDAARKVYIEDLSSISCPFKEDDPFRLVKSALIVTGILGHEMLSTAGLKIRTWAKVPRGSGLGTSSILAAAVVKCLFQLMEDDGGDDNVARAVLVVEQIMGTGGGWQDQIGGLYPGIKCTQSFPGQPLRLQVVPLLASPQLIQELEQRLLVVFTGQVRLAHRVLEKVVTRYLRRDSLLISSIRRLAELARAGREALMNGEVDELGGIMLEAWGLHQELDPFCSNKLVDELFALADPYCCGYKLVGAGGGGFALLLARSPGHAVELRRALRDSMAGLDVTVYDWNVAVPLPR, from the exons ATGACCGGGGATGTCCTACCGTGCTTCGATGCCTCGAACCTACTCCTCCCCGATGACGCTGCGTGCATCGTCACCGCGCCCACCACACTCGATGTGGCCTCTAATCATGGAGTGGTGGTGGCGTCCAAGGATGGAACCGAGGGGGAGAATTATTCTCTCTGTTTGGTTGATGATCTCCTGCAGAAGCCGACAGTGAGCGAGCTTGTAGAGGGCCAGGCCATTCTAGATGATGGTAGAGCGCTACTTGACACGGGGATAATAGCAGTGAGGGGTAAAGCATGGCAGGAGCTTGTTGCCCTTGCATACTCATCTAGCCAGACCATGATTAAGGAGATCataactagtagaaaagag CTGAGTTTATATGAAGATCTTGTGGCTGGATGGGTACCAGCCAAGCATGAATGGTTGAGGAACCGTCCATTTGGCAAGGAACTAATTGCTGCTTTAGGAAGGCAAAAGATGTTCAGCTTCTGTTCAT ATGACTTCTCATTTTTGCATTTCGGTACATCTGCTGAGGTTCTTGATCATTTGGCGGGTTCATATTCAGGACTTGTAGGTCGAAGGCACATGTGTTCGGTACCAGAGACCACTGCCTGTGATATTGCTGCGACAACAGTCATTTTGTGTAGCAGAATTTCTGCAGGGGTATCAATTGGAGAGGATTCATTGGTTTAtgattcatcactttcgggcagaGTAAGGATCGGCTCTCAGTCAATCGTTGTTGGGGTGAACATACATGAGTTACACCACGGGAATAGTCCTCAAATTATGAGTAGTAGCACCTGTTTCACGTTACCTGATCGGCATTGCCTGTGGGAAGTGCCACTGGTAAACTCCATGGGAAGAGTCATGGTCTACTGCGGTCTTCATGACAATCCAAAAGTTTCTATGAAGAGGGACGGAACATTCTGTGGGAAGCCATGGAAAAATGTTTTGGAAGATCTTAAAATCCAGGATACAGATATGTGGGACACATCCAACCTTGACAAGTGCTTATGGAATGCTAGGCTTTTTCCCATCATGTCTCCCCCTGAAATGCTGaatgtaggcatgtggctgatggGATCCGGACGTGACCCAGATGGAAAAGTTAGTTGCATGTGGAGAAAATCACGCAGAGTCAGCTTGGAAGAACTGCACCGCTCAATCGACTATCATCAGCTTTGCAGGGATTCAGCCAAGCATCAAGCAGATCTCACAGCTGCTGTAGCTAAAAGTTGCGTGACATATGGCCTACTCGGGCGTAACCTGTTTCAGCTGTGTGAGGAAATGTTAGGAAATGATAGTTCCAGTGTGGAAGTCTGTAAAGAATTGCTTACATTTTTTCCAAGTCAAGGGGATCAGTATCCTGGTGCTCTTCCTCAGAGCAGAGGATATCAGGTCAAATCGGATCTACTTAGAGCTTCTGGAGATCTTTCTACCGCTTCTATGGTTGAAGAAAAAGTATGGGCTTCTGTTGCAAGCGAAACTGCATCAGCAATAAAATATGGGTCTAAAG AACCATCAAGCAGTGCAACAACGTCAAGTAATGGAAACCTGCGTCCTAAGAAGGCTGTAGTAGAATTACCGGTCCGTGTGGACTTTGTTGGGGGTTGGAGTGACACACCTCCATGGAGCTTGGAGCGCCCAGGTTGTGTTCTGAACATGGCAATAAGCCTGGAAGGGCGCCTTCCAGTCGGGGCTACGATAGAGGCAACAGAAGACCACCATGGAGTTCTGGTCGAAGATGACGCCGCCAGAAAGGTCTACATTGAAGATCTGTCATCCATCTCATGTCCATTCAAAGAAGATGATCCGTTCCGTCTAGTCAAGTCTGctctcatcgtcaccggcatcctTGGCCATGAAATGCTGTCAACAGCAGGCCTGAAGATCAGGACCTGGGCAAAGGTTCCTCGTGGAAGCGGCCTTGGAACTTCGAGCATACTAGCGGCTGCTGTAGTCAAGTGTCTGTTCCAACTCATGGAAGATGATGGAGGAGATGATAACGTCGCCAGGGCTGTGCTGGTAGTAGAGCAGATAATGGGCACGGGCGGCGGGTGGCAGGACCAAATTGGTGGCCTGTATCCCGGGATCAAGTGCACCCAGAGCTTCCCAGGACAGCCGTTGCGCCTCCAGGTCGTTCCACTGCTGGCATCCCCTCAGTTGATCCAGGAACTGGAGCAGCGTCTCCTCGTCGTGTTCACCGGCCAA GTGAGGCTGGCGCACAGGGTGCTGGAGAAGGTGGTGACGCGGTACCTGCGGCGTGACAGCCTGCTGATCTCCAGCATCAGGCGGCTGGCGGAGCTGGCCAGGGCCGGGAGGGAGGCCCTgatgaacggcgaggtggacgagctGGGCGGCATCATGCTGGAggcctgggggctgcaccaggagCTGGACCCCTTCTGCAGCAACAAGCTGGTGGACGAGCTGTTTGCGCTCGCCGACCCCTACTGCTGCGGCTACAAGCTCGTCGGTGCTGGAGGCGGAGGCTTCGCCCTCCTGCTTGCCAGGAGCCCTGGCCACGCGGTCGAGCTCCGGCGAGCGCTTCGAGACTCCATGGCCGGCCTCGATGTCACGGTGTACGACTGGAACGTCGCCGTGCCACTGCCAAGATGA